The following proteins are encoded in a genomic region of Shinella zoogloeoides:
- a CDS encoding long-chain fatty acid--CoA ligase, with translation MSVSQMHPSTAPSGRFWLSSYPDGMAEEIAPLTHDSIGALVENCCARFADRPAFTSMGRTLTFRDFDAASRTVAAWLQARGLEKGDRVAVMMPNILQNPVIIFGILRAGLVVVNVNPLYTPRELEHQLKDAGAKALFVLENFASTVAQVVARTDVRHVVVATMGDMLGLKGLIVNLVVRKVKKLVPEWSLPGHVPFRQVMTEGARGAVKPVAIAPGDMAFLQYTGGTTGVSKGAILTHANLLSNMEQIKLWIEPTFTIKKRPEQLTFICALPLYHIFALTVNGLMGIALGGHNVLIANPRDIPAFVKELAKYRTHIFPGLNTLFNALMNNPDFSKLDFSELVLTLGGGMAVQRPVAERWQKMTGCAITEGYGLSETSPVATANRFDRPEFTGTIGLPLPSTEIEIRDDDGRTLALGEVGEICIRGPQVMAGYWQRPDETAKVMTPDGFFRSGDIGFMTGEGYTKIVDRKKDMILVSGFNVFPNEVEEVAMSHPGILECAAIGVPDEHSGEAVKLFVVKKDPALTEADVKAHCAANLTNYKRPKFVEFRTELPKSNVGKILRKDLRG, from the coding sequence ATGTCGGTCTCACAGATGCACCCGTCCACCGCGCCGTCCGGCCGTTTCTGGCTCTCCTCCTATCCGGACGGCATGGCGGAAGAGATCGCCCCACTCACCCACGATTCCATCGGCGCGCTGGTGGAAAACTGCTGCGCGCGCTTTGCCGACCGCCCGGCCTTCACCAGCATGGGCAGGACGCTGACCTTCCGCGACTTCGATGCCGCCTCCCGGACGGTCGCCGCCTGGCTGCAGGCGCGGGGGCTTGAAAAGGGCGACCGCGTCGCCGTGATGATGCCGAACATCCTGCAGAATCCGGTGATCATCTTCGGCATCCTGCGCGCCGGGCTCGTGGTGGTGAACGTCAACCCGCTCTATACGCCGCGCGAGCTCGAGCACCAGCTCAAGGATGCCGGCGCCAAGGCGCTGTTCGTGCTGGAGAATTTCGCGAGCACCGTGGCGCAGGTCGTCGCGCGCACGGACGTGCGCCACGTTGTGGTCGCGACGATGGGCGACATGCTCGGCCTCAAGGGCCTCATCGTCAATCTCGTCGTGCGCAAGGTGAAGAAGCTCGTGCCGGAATGGTCGCTGCCGGGGCATGTGCCGTTCAGGCAGGTCATGACGGAGGGCGCGCGCGGCGCGGTGAAGCCGGTCGCGATCGCGCCGGGCGACATGGCCTTCCTGCAATATACCGGCGGCACGACGGGCGTTTCCAAGGGCGCCATCCTCACCCATGCGAACCTGCTCTCCAACATGGAGCAGATCAAGCTGTGGATCGAGCCGACCTTCACGATCAAGAAGCGGCCGGAGCAGCTCACCTTCATCTGCGCGCTGCCGCTCTACCATATCTTCGCGCTGACGGTGAACGGGCTGATGGGTATCGCGCTCGGCGGCCATAACGTGCTGATCGCCAATCCGCGCGACATCCCCGCTTTCGTCAAGGAACTGGCGAAATACCGAACCCACATCTTCCCGGGCCTCAACACGCTGTTCAACGCGCTGATGAACAATCCGGATTTCTCCAAACTCGATTTCTCCGAACTCGTCCTGACGCTTGGCGGTGGCATGGCGGTACAGCGGCCGGTCGCAGAACGCTGGCAAAAAATGACGGGCTGCGCGATCACCGAGGGCTACGGCCTTTCCGAAACCTCGCCGGTGGCGACCGCCAACCGCTTCGACCGGCCGGAATTCACCGGCACGATCGGCCTGCCGCTGCCCTCCACCGAGATCGAGATCCGCGACGACGACGGCCGCACGCTGGCGCTCGGCGAGGTCGGCGAGATCTGCATCCGCGGCCCGCAGGTCATGGCCGGCTACTGGCAGCGCCCTGACGAGACGGCCAAGGTGATGACGCCCGACGGCTTCTTCCGCTCCGGCGACATCGGCTTCATGACGGGGGAGGGCTATACCAAGATCGTCGACCGCAAGAAGGACATGATCCTCGTCTCCGGCTTCAACGTCTTTCCCAACGAGGTGGAGGAAGTGGCGATGTCGCATCCCGGCATCCTCGAATGCGCGGCCATTGGCGTGCCAGACGAGCATTCCGGCGAGGCGGTGAAGCTCTTCGTCGTGAAGAAGGACCCGGCGCTGACGGAAGCCGACGTGAAGGCGCATTGCGCGGCGAACCTCACCAATTACAAGCGGCCGAAATTCGTCGAATTCCGCACCGAGCTACCCAAGTCCAATGTCGGCAAGATTCTGCGCAAGGACCTGCGCGGCTGA